One genomic segment of Candidatus Berkiella aquae includes these proteins:
- a CDS encoding DEAD/DEAH box helicase family protein yields the protein MHKGPHCSNKTQFSSTEINHFYAALNDARINNLNGFNDVRRALERNPQIVFERSREGDTSLIIVLIKYEHENKINSSLFKLILSAIKENSDLNAIHTILTHPSKAGFMPLQSALKSGNPEITNRLFDILEKHPKILAENLSNITKDGFMPLQSALKSGKPEITNGLFDILEKHPKILAENLSNITKDGFMPLQSALKSGNPEITNRLFDILEKHPKTLAENLSNITKDGFTSLEQALRSGNLEITNRLLDILENHPGILVKNLLNLKKDGFMPLQHALRSGNLEITNRLLDILEMHPEILIANLRNSTKDGFMSLQHALASSNPLIVNRLLEVLEKNPKALAENLHNRTKNGFMSLQHALASKNFEVTDRLLKILSKHKEALIANLRNRTKDGFMLLQQALASNSSPEMVYTLIELLRHEPKSLRDNLLNITERNHSTFSTAARNGQHQIIQLYLWAFKLAFNDDAKIEFKKIYSSNRAPFLQWCQELIDKALRGDFPDAPQLAQQAEKEKQKKIYEIDEKGEGEITEKNSSASNNYNEGLDNLSPKDTQKITEFFERLPSASNNSHDFDWVQKMINRNPEIVFARNRNRDTSLLTVLLTKGKHNKHKDQLVDLIISIIEKSSNTDSIYQLLTHSSNAGFMPLQHGLASSTPLIANRLLEVLEKHPKALADNLHNRTKDGFMLLQGALASKNFEVTDRLLKILSKDEEALIANLRNRTKDGFMSLQHALSSSNPLVVNRLLKVLEKHPKALADNLHNGTNHGFMSLQHALASKNFEVTDRLLKILSKDEEALIANLRNITKDGFMPLQQALASSNPLIVNRLLEILEKHPKAFANNLQNRTKDGFMPLQQALASSNPLIVNRLLEVLKNHPKAFADNLSNVTKDGSMPLQSALKSGNLEITNRLLDILENHPEILTANLCKRTKYGFMPLQHPFASKNIEVTDRLLKILSKHKEALLANLRNRSKDGFMPLQQAFASNWSSEMVYKLIELLRHEPKLLRDNLLNITERNHSTFSTAARNGQHEIIQLYLWAFKLAFNDDAKIEFKKIYRSNRAPFLDECQELINKALRGDFPDAPQLAQQAEKEKQKKIYEIDEKGEGEITEKDNSASNSCLDNLSPKDTQQITELFEHLRDSLSSKFPESIELESKNNEHEIAEDGIIDAFLPKEAKGKEKVTITEENNAPLNSNSKHHAASMLLKELPASKRIKSIESVLSKELTQARPTNTIYDKSREAEEEEVVIVPPTAGINPKYLDHDYQQSLDKGFHPGYHDRKPHKLNFSFIHQLPPLSSKDNRKPFEIRTPNLKATFYTCSNNIVPKDEVTFICAGRKQNALIPLGSRCIVVCTQSEFEELKRYGIRNLLMVKEVYGQGGVFPTDKITSRRLAILLAANYWQLNNCIMLDDNIQCVEFVGNGNDWLSFYRLLEHNLGSEPCLTVSKHYSNQMQPGQLGSKLFMLNMARIKEQFPQERDLTVLLPYLKNVHFWGEDYYFQLMLHYAFKPHAQGYRILDKTIATFTRAITHRNAFALSGNNQTRILANTFDTPLFPQHNGMQESWVRQTIICLNQIIDSNRQNYISKKALPPLLLSQSTEIVTANAATNMQVSQSKSIMNRFEIRFKKKSHLSSETTTTLTRNLPKHPTNNYDNKEPLIYRDVTKELKNEIDNMPTRLLRHCQMKALRSIAKHCVINTQLQVIMATGTGKTRVQGMLATLMYSHLQENEHIVISTANIQLVSQFAQALKQAYPQVADNIVCISSDPHHISVNKGLAQGIFYGKPKLFIFCIDSLLNLIEQNPSFTSQARLMLCDEYHAYAVDTIKIANMTKNMMIGFSATPPKSSTLKTVYTYSIKQAIKQNVLAPLIIDSLEIEYNLSNVEAFERCLPTILKQQYHPGFTQNLRNLSECKGVIYLPSIKAIERTKKLLDKHSISSYAIHSQNSSCFQELEKFKCSQHGVLLACDMCKIGFDDENLSYVIIAQKPGSRNAEQIVGRALRKNGDKIGYVLTFSDVAEKLQRFIKGQMIKFPIFSDYLENKTNAVARSNEENGHAIRFSITPFMQHKQNEINVKKSLQLSDEETQKMLTFLRSQASSRRLKSEPSWDTLDKDSKTFFDQLESKGFFNYAMETVKRNERIVRENTAGLKRKTMR from the coding sequence ATGCATAAAGGTCCACATTGTTCAAACAAAACCCAGTTTTCATCAACTGAAATTAACCATTTTTATGCGGCACTCAATGATGCCCGCATCAATAACTTAAATGGTTTTAATGATGTTCGAAGAGCTCTTGAGCGTAATCCACAAATAGTTTTTGAAAGAAGCAGAGAGGGAGATACCTCTCTTATTATTGTATTAATCAAATACGAACATGAGAATAAAATAAATTCGTCATTATTTAAGCTGATTCTGTCAGCAATAAAAGAAAATTCTGATTTAAATGCTATTCATACTATCTTAACTCATCCTTCAAAAGCAGGATTTATGCCATTACAATCTGCTTTAAAATCTGGAAATCCTGAAATTACTAATAGATTGTTTGATATATTGGAAAAGCACCCAAAAATTCTTGCTGAGAATTTATCCAATATAACTAAAGATGGATTTATGCCATTACAATCTGCTTTAAAATCTGGAAAACCTGAAATTACTAATGGATTGTTTGATATATTGGAAAAGCACCCAAAAATTCTTGCTGAGAATTTATCCAATATAACTAAAGATGGATTTATGCCATTACAATCTGCTTTAAAATCTGGAAATCCTGAAATTACTAATAGATTGTTTGATATATTGGAAAAGCACCCAAAAACTCTTGCTGAGAATTTATCCAATATAACTAAAGATGGATTTACGTCATTAGAACAAGCCTTAAGATCTGGAAATCTTGAAATTACAAATCGACTGCTTGATATATTAGAAAATCATCCAGGAATTCTTGTTAAGAATTTATTAAATCTAAAAAAAGATGGATTTATGCCATTACAACACGCCTTAAGATCTGGAAATCTTGAAATTACAAATCGACTGCTTGATATATTAGAAATGCATCCAGAAATTCTTATTGCAAATTTACGCAATAGTACAAAAGATGGGTTTATGTCTTTGCAACATGCTTTGGCTTCTAGTAACCCCCTAATTGTAAATCGATTACTCGAAGTCCTAGAAAAAAACCCCAAAGCCCTTGCTGAAAATTTACACAATAGAACAAAAAATGGGTTTATGTCTTTGCAACATGCTTTGGCTTCTAAGAACTTTGAAGTTACTGATAGGTTACTCAAGATATTATCAAAGCACAAAGAAGCCCTCATTGCTAATTTACGCAATAGAACAAAAGATGGATTTATGCTTTTGCAACAAGCTTTAGCTTCCAACAGCTCACCTGAGATGGTTTATACATTAATTGAACTACTTCGCCATGAACCTAAATCATTAAGAGATAACTTGCTTAACATCACAGAACGTAATCATTCCACATTTAGCACGGCAGCAAGAAACGGCCAGCATCAGATTATTCAATTATATCTTTGGGCATTTAAGTTGGCTTTTAACGACGATGCCAAAATTGAATTTAAAAAAATATACAGTTCTAACAGAGCGCCATTCTTACAGTGGTGTCAAGAACTTATTGATAAAGCCTTGCGAGGTGATTTTCCTGACGCTCCGCAATTAGCGCAGCAAGCAGAGAAAGAGAAACAAAAGAAAATATACGAGATTGACGAAAAGGGAGAAGGCGAGATCACCGAAAAAAATAGCTCCGCCTCAAATAACTATAATGAAGGTTTAGATAATTTATCACCAAAAGATACACAGAAAATCACTGAATTCTTTGAGCGCCTCCCATCTGCCTCTAACAATTCGCATGATTTCGATTGGGTCCAAAAAATGATTAATCGAAACCCTGAAATTGTTTTCGCAAGAAATAGAAATCGAGACACATCTCTTCTTACGGTTTTATTAACAAAAGGCAAACATAATAAGCACAAAGATCAATTAGTAGATCTTATTATTTCAATAATAGAAAAAAGTTCTAACACAGATTCAATTTATCAACTGTTAACGCATTCTTCAAATGCTGGTTTTATGCCTTTGCAACATGGTTTGGCTTCTAGTACCCCCCTAATTGCAAATCGATTACTCGAAGTCCTAGAAAAGCACCCCAAAGCCCTTGCTGACAATTTACACAATAGAACAAAAGATGGATTTATGCTTTTGCAAGGTGCTTTGGCTTCTAAGAACTTTGAAGTTACTGATAGATTACTCAAGATATTATCAAAGGACGAAGAAGCCCTCATTGCTAATTTACGCAATAGAACAAAAGATGGATTTATGTCTTTGCAACATGCTTTGTCTTCTAGTAACCCCCTAGTTGTAAATCGATTACTCAAAGTCCTAGAAAAACACCCCAAAGCCCTTGCTGACAATTTACACAATGGAACAAACCATGGGTTTATGTCTTTGCAACATGCTTTGGCTTCTAAGAACTTTGAAGTTACTGATAGATTACTCAAGATATTATCAAAGGACGAAGAAGCCCTCATTGCTAATTTACGCAATATAACAAAAGATGGATTTATGCCTTTGCAACAAGCTTTGGCTTCTAGTAACCCCCTAATTGTAAATCGATTACTCGAAATCCTAGAAAAGCACCCCAAAGCCTTTGCTAACAATTTACAGAATAGAACAAAAGATGGATTTATGCCTTTGCAACAAGCTTTGGCTTCTAGTAACCCCCTAATTGTAAATAGATTACTCGAAGTCCTAAAAAACCACCCCAAAGCCTTTGCTGACAATTTATCCAATGTTACTAAAGACGGATCTATGCCATTACAATCTGCATTAAAATCTGGAAATCTTGAAATTACAAATCGACTGCTTGATATACTAGAAAACCATCCAGAAATTCTTACTGCAAATTTATGCAAAAGAACAAAATATGGATTTATGCCTTTGCAACATCCTTTTGCTTCTAAGAACATTGAAGTTACTGATAGATTACTCAAGATATTATCAAAGCACAAAGAAGCCCTCTTGGCTAATTTACGCAATCGATCAAAAGATGGATTTATGCCTTTGCAACAAGCTTTCGCTTCCAACTGGTCATCTGAGATGGTTTATAAATTAATTGAACTACTTCGCCATGAACCTAAATTATTAAGAGATAACTTGCTTAACATTACAGAACGTAATCATTCCACATTTAGCACCGCAGCAAGAAACGGCCAGCATGAGATTATTCAGTTATATCTTTGGGCATTTAAGTTGGCTTTTAACGACGATGCCAAAATTGAATTTAAAAAAATATACCGCTCTAACAGAGCGCCATTCTTAGACGAGTGTCAAGAACTTATTAATAAAGCCTTGCGAGGTGATTTTCCTGACGCTCCGCAATTAGCGCAGCAAGCAGAGAAAGAGAAACAAAAGAAAATATACGAGATTGATGAAAAGGGAGAAGGCGAGATCACAGAAAAAGATAACTCCGCCTCAAATAGCTGTTTAGATAATTTATCACCAAAAGATACACAGCAAATCACTGAATTATTTGAGCATCTCCGCGATTCATTAAGTAGCAAATTTCCTGAAAGTATCGAACTAGAATCTAAGAATAATGAACATGAGATTGCAGAAGACGGAATAATTGATGCATTCTTGCCAAAGGAAGCTAAAGGAAAAGAAAAAGTCACGATTACTGAAGAAAATAATGCTCCATTAAACAGTAATAGTAAACACCATGCTGCTTCAATGCTATTAAAAGAGTTGCCAGCTAGTAAAAGAATAAAGTCTATTGAATCTGTACTGAGCAAAGAACTTACTCAAGCCAGACCTACAAATACCATTTATGACAAATCTCGAGAAGCTGAGGAAGAAGAAGTAGTAATTGTGCCTCCCACCGCAGGCATTAATCCTAAATATTTAGATCACGACTACCAACAAAGTTTAGATAAAGGATTTCATCCTGGGTATCACGATAGAAAACCTCACAAGCTAAATTTTAGTTTTATCCATCAATTGCCCCCGCTTTCTTCAAAGGATAATAGAAAACCATTTGAGATCCGTACTCCTAATTTAAAAGCGACCTTTTATACTTGTAGTAATAATATTGTTCCCAAAGACGAAGTGACTTTTATTTGTGCTGGCCGTAAACAAAATGCGCTAATACCGCTAGGAAGTCGGTGCATCGTTGTTTGTACTCAATCTGAATTTGAAGAGTTAAAGCGTTACGGCATTCGTAATTTGTTGATGGTAAAAGAAGTTTACGGCCAGGGCGGCGTATTTCCCACAGATAAAATAACTTCGCGACGTTTGGCTATCTTGTTAGCAGCAAATTATTGGCAACTCAATAATTGCATCATGCTGGATGATAATATCCAATGTGTTGAATTTGTAGGGAATGGCAACGATTGGTTGAGTTTCTATCGACTGCTTGAACATAATTTAGGCTCTGAGCCTTGCCTAACCGTATCTAAGCATTATTCTAATCAAATGCAACCTGGACAATTAGGCTCCAAGCTCTTTATGCTTAATATGGCGAGAATCAAAGAGCAGTTTCCACAAGAGCGAGATTTAACCGTATTGCTCCCCTATTTAAAAAATGTCCATTTCTGGGGAGAAGATTATTATTTTCAGTTGATGCTACACTATGCTTTCAAACCGCACGCTCAAGGCTATCGTATTCTAGATAAAACAATAGCCACTTTTACTCGTGCAATTACGCACCGCAACGCTTTTGCGTTGTCGGGTAACAACCAAACGCGTATTTTAGCAAATACATTTGATACACCATTATTCCCTCAACATAATGGGATGCAAGAATCATGGGTAAGACAGACGATTATATGTCTCAATCAAATTATTGATAGCAATCGGCAAAATTATATATCTAAAAAGGCTCTACCCCCACTGCTGCTTTCTCAGAGCACAGAAATAGTTACTGCCAATGCAGCAACCAATATGCAGGTATCACAATCTAAGTCGATCATGAATAGATTTGAGATACGCTTTAAAAAGAAGTCCCATTTATCTTCTGAAACGACAACAACTTTAACAAGAAATTTACCTAAGCATCCAACCAACAATTATGATAACAAAGAGCCATTAATTTATAGAGATGTCACAAAAGAATTAAAAAATGAAATCGACAACATGCCTACTAGATTACTACGTCATTGCCAAATGAAAGCACTGCGCAGTATTGCTAAGCATTGTGTCATAAATACTCAATTGCAAGTTATTATGGCTACTGGCACTGGTAAAACTAGAGTCCAAGGTATGCTCGCAACGTTAATGTATTCTCATTTGCAAGAAAATGAACATATTGTGATTTCCACTGCCAATATACAATTAGTTTCACAGTTTGCTCAGGCTTTAAAACAAGCCTATCCTCAAGTGGCAGATAATATTGTTTGTATATCAAGTGACCCTCATCATATTTCGGTTAATAAAGGTCTAGCACAAGGTATTTTTTATGGCAAACCTAAATTATTTATTTTTTGCATAGATAGCTTATTAAACCTCATTGAACAAAATCCTAGCTTTACATCCCAAGCTCGATTAATGCTTTGTGACGAATACCATGCCTATGCTGTGGATACTATAAAAATAGCCAATATGACAAAAAATATGATGATAGGATTTTCTGCAACGCCACCAAAATCCTCTACATTAAAAACGGTATACACTTATTCTATAAAACAAGCTATTAAACAAAATGTTTTAGCACCTCTTATCATAGATAGTCTGGAGATCGAATATAATTTATCTAATGTTGAAGCTTTTGAGCGTTGTTTGCCGACTATTTTAAAGCAACAATATCACCCAGGATTCACTCAGAATTTGAGAAATCTTTCTGAATGCAAAGGTGTTATCTATTTACCTTCTATTAAAGCAATAGAAAGAACGAAGAAATTATTAGATAAACATAGCATATCAAGTTATGCTATTCATTCTCAAAATAGTAGCTGCTTTCAAGAATTAGAAAAATTCAAGTGCTCACAACACGGGGTGCTACTTGCTTGTGATATGTGCAAGATCGGTTTCGATGATGAAAATTTAAGCTATGTTATCATTGCGCAAAAACCAGGCTCAAGAAATGCAGAACAAATTGTTGGACGTGCACTACGTAAAAATGGTGATAAAATCGGTTATGTTCTTACTTTTTCTGATGTTGCTGAAAAGTTACAGCGATTTATTAAAGGACAAATGATTAAATTCCCCATTTTTAGTGATTATTTAGAAAATAAAACGAATGCTGTCGCACGAAGTAATGAAGAAAATGGCCATGCCATTCGATTTAGTATTACACCATTTATGCAGCATAAACAAAATGAAATAAATGTAAAAAAATCTCTCCAACTTTCTGATGAGGAAACTCAAAAGATGTTAACTTTTCTTCGTTCACAAGCCTCATCTAGGCGTTTAAAAAGCGAACCCTCTTGGGACACTTTAGACAAAGATAGTAAAACCTTCTTTGATCAATTAGAAAGCAAAGGATTTTTTAATTACGCTATGGAGACAGTAAAGAGAAATGAACGTATTGTTCGTGAAAACACTGCAGGATTAAAAAGAAAAACAATGCGGTGA
- a CDS encoding bifunctional enoyl-CoA hydratase/phosphate acetyltransferase yields MHKKLLDIQQLQDDYIARCNKMEKISIAVVHPCSADALNGVIESVNAGLIDPVLIGPEHKINAVANEINADISSFKLLDVPHSNAAAETAVKLVHQGKVEAIMKGSLHTDELMKEVVKRDGGLRTERRISHIFLMARETYHKPFIITDAAINITPDLMTKRDIVQNAIDLMRVVNPEITPKVGILSAVETITPAIQSTIDAACLCKMADRGQITGAIVDGPFAYDNVISAQAAKVKKIKSKVIGDVDIYLVPNLEAGNMLAKQLAFLTNAFSAGMILGAKVPIVLTSRSDGVKSRISSCAIAVMMVYAKKHCVEEEE; encoded by the coding sequence ATGCATAAGAAGTTACTCGATATCCAACAGTTACAAGATGATTATATTGCACGTTGCAATAAAATGGAGAAAATTTCGATTGCCGTTGTGCATCCTTGTAGTGCAGATGCTTTAAATGGCGTCATTGAATCCGTGAATGCAGGCTTAATTGACCCTGTTTTAATAGGGCCGGAACATAAAATAAATGCCGTTGCCAATGAAATCAATGCAGATATTTCTTCTTTTAAATTACTCGATGTTCCACATAGTAATGCTGCCGCTGAAACTGCTGTTAAATTGGTACATCAGGGCAAAGTCGAAGCAATAATGAAAGGAAGTCTTCATACCGATGAGCTGATGAAAGAAGTTGTTAAACGTGACGGTGGTTTACGCACAGAGCGAAGAATTAGTCATATTTTTTTGATGGCACGAGAAACTTATCATAAGCCTTTTATTATCACTGATGCGGCGATAAATATCACGCCTGATTTAATGACCAAAAGAGATATAGTGCAAAATGCCATTGATTTAATGAGAGTCGTTAATCCTGAGATTACACCAAAAGTGGGTATTCTCTCTGCTGTAGAAACTATTACCCCTGCTATTCAATCAACCATCGATGCTGCCTGTTTGTGTAAAATGGCCGATCGCGGGCAAATTACAGGTGCAATTGTCGACGGTCCTTTTGCTTATGATAACGTCATCAGTGCACAAGCGGCAAAAGTAAAGAAGATCAAATCAAAAGTCATTGGTGATGTTGATATTTATCTGGTGCCCAATTTAGAGGCCGGCAACATGCTTGCCAAACAGTTAGCTTTTCTAACGAATGCTTTCAGCGCGGGAATGATTTTAGGCGCTAAAGTACCTATCGTCTTAACCAGTCGCTCTGATGGCGTAAAATCAAGAATCAGTTCTTGTGCGATTGCGGTTATGATGGTTTATGCTAAAAAGCATTGTGTAGAGGAAGAAGAATAG
- the phaZ gene encoding polyhydroxyalkanoate depolymerase — protein sequence MVFNPVTDNRWVYEIADAYLNAIHPISDYSHDLSKQLIRISDSLNIPYKIPHMNPDLMAKLFKNHKYLLRGMAGSLYVYHMLIDTYHKPEFGINGVKIGDDYYDVIEEIVKKRNFCDLLHFKKLRYNKEQPKMLLVAPMSGHYATLLRGTVTDMLPHYDIYITDWKNARDVPLSEGAFDFNDFVQYMITFMQHLGPDLHVTAVCQPTVPVLAAAAVMSANEEPHLPSSLTLIGGPVDTNEAPTAVNDLATSRSDEWFKQNAISIVPSRYPGYMRLVYPGFMQLSGFMSMNLDRHMKSLTEAIKHYAEGDRVNALKTIKFYSEYLATMDLTAEFYIQTMNTVFQEKLLQQGRIKLRGKYAQLRDIKHIALLAIEGGKDDITGVGQTKSALTLCKNVPDSMKHYYLAEEVGHYGLFNGSKFRKAILPEILKFTGSIKKPLH from the coding sequence ATGGTATTTAATCCAGTAACCGATAATCGTTGGGTCTATGAAATTGCTGACGCATATCTTAATGCTATACACCCTATTTCAGATTATTCGCACGATCTATCCAAACAATTAATTCGTATATCGGATAGTTTAAATATTCCTTATAAAATTCCTCATATGAATCCTGACTTGATGGCAAAATTATTTAAAAACCACAAATACTTACTACGTGGAATGGCGGGATCTTTATATGTTTATCATATGTTGATTGACACCTATCATAAACCTGAATTTGGAATCAACGGCGTCAAAATAGGTGATGACTATTATGACGTAATAGAAGAAATCGTTAAAAAAAGAAACTTTTGTGATTTATTGCATTTTAAAAAATTAAGATATAACAAAGAACAACCTAAAATGTTACTCGTTGCGCCTATGTCAGGCCATTATGCAACGCTCTTAAGGGGAACAGTAACCGATATGTTACCCCACTATGATATTTATATTACCGACTGGAAAAATGCCAGAGACGTTCCTTTATCTGAAGGGGCATTTGATTTTAACGATTTTGTGCAATATATGATCACTTTCATGCAACATTTAGGTCCTGATCTACATGTTACTGCCGTCTGCCAACCAACCGTGCCAGTTTTGGCTGCTGCAGCTGTCATGTCTGCCAATGAAGAACCCCATTTGCCCAGTTCATTGACACTGATTGGTGGTCCTGTGGATACGAATGAAGCCCCAACAGCCGTCAATGACTTAGCAACTTCACGTAGTGATGAATGGTTTAAGCAAAATGCTATCTCAATCGTTCCAAGTCGCTATCCTGGTTATATGCGTTTAGTCTACCCCGGATTTATGCAGCTTTCAGGTTTTATGAGTATGAACCTTGATCGACATATGAAATCTCTCACCGAAGCAATAAAGCATTACGCTGAAGGTGACAGAGTCAATGCTTTAAAAACCATCAAATTTTATAGTGAATACTTGGCAACCATGGATTTAACAGCTGAGTTTTATATACAAACGATGAATACCGTCTTTCAAGAAAAATTGTTGCAACAAGGCCGAATCAAATTACGCGGGAAATATGCGCAATTAAGAGATATCAAACATATTGCCTTACTCGCGATTGAGGGGGGCAAAGATGATATTACAGGTGTTGGACAAACTAAATCAGCATTGACACTCTGTAAAAATGTCCCAGATTCAATGAAACATTATTACTTAGCCGAAGAAGTTGGGCATTATGGTTTATTTAATGGCAGCAAATTTAGAAAAGCTATCTTGCCTGAAATTTTAAAATTCACCGGCAGTATTAAAAAGCCCTTACACTAA
- a CDS encoding acetate/propionate family kinase: MGNKVLLTLNAGSSSIKFATYSVSNSLQKIHDGSIENIKTDPIFKIRNHHKQIVFQEHYDPKHDYEFFYELLLTKLAELGSPIMAVGHRVVHGGRRYYQPVKISSDVVEYLKSLIPFAPLHQPYNVAAIETILKKHPEIEQVACFDTAFHHSQGHLAVQFGIPRALTEEGVRRYGFHGLSYEYIISKVKTTFPEKFRQRIIVAHLGNGASLCAIKDGVSIASTMGFSTLEGLLMGTRCGSIDPGVLLYLMQFKKLDAAAIEKILYKESGLLGVSGISNNMQVLLENHSKEAKEAIELFIYRIKREIGSLAAALEGLDLLIFTGGIGENASTIREAVSDSLDWLGHPSVMVIPTDEEWVIANHTVNLLQL; this comes from the coding sequence ATGGGTAATAAAGTGTTGCTTACACTGAATGCAGGATCATCCAGTATTAAATTTGCAACTTATTCTGTTTCAAATTCACTGCAAAAAATCCATGATGGCTCTATAGAGAATATTAAAACAGATCCCATTTTTAAGATCCGTAATCACCATAAACAAATCGTTTTTCAAGAACATTATGATCCTAAGCACGATTATGAGTTTTTTTATGAGCTGCTATTAACAAAGTTGGCAGAGTTAGGTTCACCCATTATGGCTGTGGGACATCGCGTAGTGCACGGTGGAAGACGGTATTATCAGCCTGTAAAAATATCAAGTGATGTTGTTGAGTATTTAAAATCGTTGATTCCTTTTGCGCCATTGCATCAGCCTTATAATGTCGCAGCAATTGAAACCATACTGAAAAAGCATCCTGAAATAGAACAGGTTGCTTGTTTTGATACCGCTTTTCATCATTCCCAAGGACATTTGGCTGTTCAATTTGGGATCCCCCGTGCCTTAACAGAGGAAGGCGTAAGACGTTATGGGTTCCATGGTTTGTCTTATGAGTACATTATTTCCAAAGTAAAAACGACTTTCCCTGAAAAATTTCGACAACGAATTATTGTGGCTCATTTGGGAAATGGGGCAAGCCTTTGCGCAATTAAAGACGGCGTCAGCATTGCTTCAACGATGGGGTTTTCTACCCTCGAAGGATTACTGATGGGCACACGTTGTGGTTCTATTGATCCGGGTGTTTTACTTTATCTTATGCAATTTAAAAAATTGGATGCAGCGGCAATTGAAAAAATACTTTATAAGGAATCTGGTTTATTAGGCGTCTCTGGCATTAGCAATAATATGCAAGTATTGCTCGAAAATCATTCCAAAGAAGCCAAAGAGGCGATTGAATTATTTATTTATCGAATTAAAAGAGAAATAGGATCGCTAGCAGCCGCGTTAGAAGGCCTAGATTTACTTATTTTTACTGGGGGCATTGGAGAAAATGCCTCAACTATCCGGGAAGCGGTATCTGATAGTCTTGATTGGCTTGGGCATCCTTCTGTGATGGTCATACCAACAGATGAAGAATGGGTGATTGCAAATCATACAGTCAATCTATTGCAATTATAA